A single region of the Desulfovulcanus ferrireducens genome encodes:
- the infA gene encoding translation initiation factor IF-1: MAKEEAIEVEGVVEEALPNAMFRVKLDNGHVVLGHISGKMRKYYIRILPGDRVKVELSPYDLTRGRITYRFK; encoded by the coding sequence ATGGCCAAAGAAGAAGCCATTGAGGTGGAAGGTGTTGTTGAAGAAGCACTGCCCAATGCCATGTTTAGAGTTAAATTGGATAATGGGCATGTGGTACTTGGGCATATTTCTGGCAAAATGCGTAAATACTATATTCGTATTTTGCCGGGAGACAGGGTCAAGGTTGAGCTTTCCCCTTACGATCTAACTAGGGGCAGGATTACGTATCGTTTCAAGTAG